Within Pirellulales bacterium, the genomic segment GGTTGGCGAGTTTCGGCGCGCGTCAACCGCCGCCCAGCCCGCGCAAGAGCGACCCCACCACGTACGACAGGCCCGCCGCGGCGCCCCCCACGCCCAGCGTTTCCAGCCCTGACAAGAGCCACGGTCGATTGACCACAAACCCCTTGAACGCGCCGATCAAGAAGAACGTCAGCCCGGTCAACAGCGAGCTAACGACAAAGGTGGATTGTTCCGAAGGTGTCATCAGCACGAACGGGGCCAGCGGCACGGCGCCCGCCACCAGGAACGAGGCGAACGTGGTGAGCGCCGCGCGCACCGGCGAAGGGCGCTCGAGTTGCAGGCCCATCTCTTCGGTCAGCATGGTGTCGACCCAGCGCCGCGGATCGTCGGTGATGACATCGACCACGCGCTCCAACAGCGGCCCTTCGAATCCCTTCGCGCGAAAGATCTGGCGGATCTCCTCGCGCTCCCCTTCGGGCACATGCTCGATGTGCATTTCTTCGATCCGCCGCGCGCGCTCCAGCACGTGCAGATCGGCGCGCGTGCTCAGGTAGTTGCCGGCCGCCATGCTGAAGCCGTCGGCCAACAGGTTGGCGGCGCCCAGGATGATGGCCACCGTGCCCGCAAGGTTGGCGCCGGCGGCGCCGGAGACAACGGCGAAGGTGGTCACGGTGCCATCGACGGCGCCATAGACCAGGTCGCGCAGGTAGCTATGCTCGGTGGCGGCGGACAGCCGTTCGGCGATGGCGCTGGGGGTATGCAGTTCTTCCAACTCGGAGCGCCGTCGCGACCCCAGAAGCCTGCTCAACATCGATCGACGCATGATGGCTTTCCCCGGGCAAGACTTACGCGAGTGGCAGCTTCGACGTCGCGCCGGGCAGCTCTTGCACGAGGCGCGGCACGGCATAGCCGGGCAGCCGCGCGCGCAACGCCCGGACGATGGCCCGCGCTTCGTCTGGCGGCACTTCGAATCGGGCGGCGCCAGCCACACGGTCGAGCTGATGCAAGTAGTACGGCATGACGCGCAAATCGATCAGCCGCTCGCAAAGCTCGGCCAGCACGCCGGCA encodes:
- a CDS encoding VIT1/CCC1 transporter family protein is translated as MRRSMLSRLLGSRRRSELEELHTPSAIAERLSAATEHSYLRDLVYGAVDGTVTTFAVVSGAAGANLAGTVAIILGAANLLADGFSMAAGNYLSTRADLHVLERARRIEEMHIEHVPEGEREEIRQIFRAKGFEGPLLERVVDVITDDPRRWVDTMLTEEMGLQLERPSPVRAALTTFASFLVAGAVPLAPFVLMTPSEQSTFVVSSLLTGLTFFLIGAFKGFVVNRPWLLSGLETLGVGGAAAGLSYVVGSLLRGLGGG